A stretch of DNA from Anopheles ziemanni chromosome 3, idAnoZiCoDA_A2_x.2, whole genome shotgun sequence:
tattttaatcaaagtCACTGTCCCTATGACAATATCAAACACAGAGACAAATACTTTCCTTTACAGCTGGGACATccttttcaacaaaataaaactttttagtTAACATTGATGTTATCATAGGTATTTGTAGCATGCGTTTGCCCTCAGGACCGGAACGCATTGAATACTTGAATACGACTTGATATGAAACATCCGTCAGCAGCGAAAGAAGCTCCGTTTGTCGTATGTCCCTGCTCAGCACGTTGCACAGCGCTTGGATGAACCAAGAGCCGTCATCTTTATTCCGGTACGCAACATATTCGTAGTACGACGCGTACATCACCAACAGATCAGCATGCATGGGAAGGACAAAATTTTCCTCGTTGCAAGCAACTGGAGCGGCATCCTTCTGAATTACTCCGTCCTGGTCCTTCTCTTGTAGAGATCCTCGACACGATTGAATGAAGAACAGCTTAGGCTTCCCTATGAGTCCTGGACAGCGGTTTCCGACGAAATTTTGCCATAATCTGTCGACAGCGAAATCGAATCCTTCAACcattatcttttcttttcctccgtgcgccatcaccaccatcacaaaGCAGTCACTATCGGTATGATCTTCGTTAGCCACTTCTTTTAGCAAAAGCAATAGCTCCATTTCCTTTAGATCATGTTCCACTCGCACATCAAACTGCAGGCTCTTCAAAACCTTTTCGACGTCTTGAGTATCCTTTTCCGAACCATCTCTATTCACTGTATAATTTATTACCAATGCTTTGCCTCGCGATCTATGAGACGTTTTGTAACACAGGTCGTTTTCTCCAGGGGATTCCATTTCAAGGAAAGGTTTCAACTATAGTCGCATGTATTTTCGGGATACGACTGTGTTATGCTTGAAGTTGGCTCAATTTTATATCATTTTGTACAACGCCAATCTAATCAATCCCGTGATAaggattaattaaaaacaaacaaaatttccaGAAAGCTTTTGGTTTATTATCAAGTTGAATTCAGATTCACTTTTTATCGGAACTAACTAAGCTCAACCTATGCTGCATCATTGCTGTGACGCCCGGGCAAGATTGTGTCTCGTTCGCCGATAATATGCCGATAGTAACGTCTAATATGCTGGATATCGACTGATATTGCGTCCTGGCTTGGTCGGTACGACGATGTCAGGAGAATCTCGTCAGTTTAAAATCTATTTGAATTTCCACAGCCACACAACCCGTAGATAAAT
This window harbors:
- the LOC131285910 gene encoding caspase-7-like, whose amino-acid sequence is MESPGENDLCYKTSHRSRGKALVINYTVNRDGSEKDTQDVEKVLKSLQFDVRVEHDLKEMELLLLLKEVANEDHTDSDCFVMVVMAHGGKEKIMVEGFDFAVDRLWQNFVGNRCPGLIGKPKLFFIQSCRGSLQEKDQDGVIQKDAAPVACNEENFVLPMHADLLVMYASYYEYVAYRNKDDGSWFIQALCNVLSRDIRQTELLSLLTDVSYQVVFKYSMRSGPEGKRMLQIPMITSMLTKKFYFVEKDVPAVKESICLCV